The Anticarsia gemmatalis isolate Benzon Research Colony breed Stoneville strain chromosome 29, ilAntGemm2 primary, whole genome shotgun sequence genome window below encodes:
- the LOC142985153 gene encoding uncharacterized protein LOC142985153, with protein sequence MDYSKVCRTCLSSEFLNPIFDIMDDYDSYSNTIYIATGIQVHYNDNLPQNICSDCKSKLNDTIHFRKLCQDTENKLLSIKTENKIEMLIENDFTIHEKTKGTKNQQSGNNGIKTELKLKKENTKHKPLTLFIEQPHSIQPDTNSESNDNNSKIDSDSETFLKQKTDTKSELNEDLQTLKSELPYELITDSVKGKATKVLCKLCNKELSIRSIDSHIMRTHPGSDGRKVKCELCDRYVLRERLKQHMTVTHGGASFKCGYCKSDHNTREALITHAASCSNKKRKRKACESRREMRECDVCHQVMQKASLRMHVAVKHAGLRPVCEHCGKSFGNKLRLQEHYRAKHGYEKFQCGYCEFTSAGVEAMRNHERRHRNEKPFVCEECGAKFHAAYLLAQHKHSHRTDKTVKCDLCPSTFKANNSLHMHKLTCHSNSTYRCIICSRSYKCRHYAVKHVRHVHRYSGPSPPLALVTNEITIT encoded by the exons atggATTATTCGAAAGTTTGTCGAACTTGTTTGAGTTCAGAGTTTTTGAATCCAATTTTTGATATTATGGATGATTATGATTCGTATTCTAATACTATATATATCGCTACAGGTATTCAG GTACATTACAATGATAACTTGCCACAAAACATATGTTCAGACTGTAAAAGCAAACTGAACGATACGATTCACTTTAGAAAACTATGTCAAGacacagaaaataaattattaagcaTAAAAACTGAAAACAAGATAGAAATGCTCATCGAAAATGATTTTACGATTCACGAGAAAACGAAAGGAACGAAAAATCAACAAAGTGGTAATAACGGAATTAAAACTGAATtgaaattaaagaaagaaaatacaaaacataaacctTTGACACTATTTATTGAACAACCACATTCAATACAACCTGATACAAATTCTGAAAGTAACGATAACAATTCCAAAATAGATTCAGACTCAGAAACCTTCTTGAAACAAAAAACTGACACCAAAAGTGAACTTAACGAAGATCTACAAACGTTAAAGTCAGAATTACCGTATGAATTAATAACAGACTCCGTTAAAGGGAAAGCAACAAAAGTGTTATGTAAACTATGTAATAAAGAGTTATCAATAAGGAGTATTGACTCTCATATTATGAGGACACATCCGGGCAGTGATGGGAGAAAGGTCAAGTGTGAGTTGTGCGATAGGTACGTTTTAAGAGAGAGACTGAAACAGCACATGACTGTAACTCATGGTGGGGCGAGTTTTAAGTGTGGA TACTGTAAATCAGACCACAACACCCGCGAAGCACTGATCACGCACGCAGCATCGTGCTCTAACAAGAAGCGTAAACGTAAAGCGTGCGAGTCGAGGAGAGAGATGAGAGAGTGTGATGTTTGTCATCAAGTGATGCAGAAAGCTAGTCTGAGGATGCATGTGGCTGTCAAACATGCGGGTTTGAGGCCTGTTTGCGAG CACTGCGGCAAGAGCTTCGGCAACAAACTACGTCTACAAGAGCACTACAGAGCTAAACATGGTTATGAAAAGTTTCAGTGTGGCTACTGTGAGTTTACCAGCGCGGGAGTTGAAGCTATGAGG aaTCATGAGCGTCGCCACCGCAATGAGAAGCCGTTTGTTTGCGAGGAGTGTGGCGCCAAGTTCCACGCGGCATACCTGCTGGCACAACACAAGCATTCACATCGAACTGATAAGACTGTCAAA TGTGATCTCTGTCCCTCTACGTTTAAGGCGAACAATAGTCTACACATGCACAAACTGACATGCCATAGTAATTCAACATACAG GTGTATAATATGCAGTCGTTCGTACAAGTGTCGTCACTACGCGGTCAAGCACGTTCGTCACGTGCACAGATACAGCGGGCCCTCGCCGCCGCTCGCACTTGTCACTAACGAAATTACTATTACATAg
- the l(2)k09848 gene encoding WD repeat domain 74 lethal (2) k09848 yields MIISEDKEIDIFVASRIGSFKHIKYHTDSSKNSKKCIENLVDIKSLQKEDSITRMEWGNSEQTEILIGRKNQQIQIYNTLDGFTNTYTADFAPGDIVGLGRYKRRLVAAVNSGTVKIWSKKNEELVTVGKIDRMRVCAEHELFATGGEENDLKVYRIGEQAPIFSAKNLPHDWLQLRRPVWVSDLCFINNEGGNVLAVCSRHGYVRLYDTRAQRRPVQCVDFENMAATCISNSFDDRQVLVGFGRGQLHQVDLRKGKPDKGYKGATGAITDVTIARQERLVVSASLDRNVRVHAFESKDMVYKQYLTSKLSCILVQTEGSTPLRHADTEIKQEEIKEEEGDDYDLMFNNMETVGDKPLKKKLPQEELPAKKIKPSSEGRTDVDLEESNTEDAIKKLLKSTERQKKKREQKRKEKKAKSVFHNA; encoded by the exons ATGATTATATCAGAAGACAAAGAGATCGACATATTCGTCGCTAGTAGAATAGGTTCTTTTAAac ATATAAAATACCACACAGACTCGTCAAAAAACTCAAAGAAATGCATCGAGAACTTGGTAGATATAAAGAGTTTGCAGAAAGAGGACAGTATCACTCGCATGGAGTGGGGCAACAGTGAACAGACTGAGATATTGATCGGTCGGAAGAACCAACAG atCCAAATATACAACACACTAGACGGCTTCACGAACACATACACAGCAGACTTCGCCCCGGGAGACATAGTGGGCCTGGGACGGTACAAGCGGAGGCTCGTAGCGGCCGTCAATAGCGGGACAGTGAAGATCTGGAGCAAGAAGAACGAGGAACTGGTCACTGTTGGCAAGATTGATCGGATGAGGGTGTGTGCAGAGCATGAACTGTTTGCTACAG GTGGCGAAGAAAACGACCTCAAAGTCTACCGTATAGGTGAACAGGCTCCCATATTCAGTGCTAAGAACTTGCCACACGACTGGCTGCAGCTGCGCCGCCCCGTGTGGGTGTCTGACCTGTGCTTTATCAATAACGAGGGAGGAAACGTGCTGGCTGTGTGCTCCAGACATGGGTATGTTAG GTTATACGACACGCGAGCTCAGCGTCGTCCGGTGCAGTGCGTTGACTTTGAAAACATGGCTGCCACATGCATCTCTAACAGTTTTGATGACCG TCAAGTGCTAGTAGGCTTCGGCCGCGGTCAGCTGCACCAGGTAGACCTGCGTAAAGGCAAGCCCGACAAGGGCTACAAGGGAGCCACGGGAGCCATCACTGACGTCACCATAGCGAGACAAGAACGACTGGTCGTTAGTGCCAGTCTCGATAGAAATGTGCGCGTACATGCTTTTGAGAGCAAGGATATGGTTTATAAG CAATACTTAACATCGAAACTATCCTGCATACTAGTTCAGACCGAGGGCTCCACTCCTCTCAGACACGCGGACACGGAGATCAAACAGGAGGAGATTAAAGAGGAGGAGGGAGATGACTACGAtcttatgtttaataatatggAGACAGTCGG TGACAAGCCTTTAAAGAAGAAACTACCACAAGAAGAGTTGCCAGCTAAGAAAATCAAGCCGTCTTCAGAAGGACGTACAGACGTCGACCTTGAGGAGAGCAACACCGAAGATGCGATCAAGAAACTCCTCAAAAGCACAGAGCGACAGAAGAAGAAGAGAGAACAGAAGAGAAAAGAGAAGAAAGCAAAGAGCGTGTTCCATAATGCTTGA